One Thermoanaerobaculia bacterium DNA segment encodes these proteins:
- a CDS encoding SUMF1/EgtB/PvdO family nonheme iron enzyme: PGFEPGPLYPVYSSDFFDGAHFVMKGGSPATTGDLLRRTFRNWFQPHYPYPYATFRCARTAA, encoded by the coding sequence CCCGGATTCGAGCCGGGACCGCTTTATCCGGTCTATTCCTCCGACTTCTTCGACGGCGCGCATTTCGTGATGAAGGGGGGCTCGCCGGCGACGACGGGCGACCTCCTTCGCCGTACGTTCCGGAACTGGTTCCAGCCGCACTATCCCTATCCCTACGCGACGTTCCGCTGCGCGAGGACCGCGGCGTGA
- the egtD gene encoding L-histidine N(alpha)-methyltransferase, whose protein sequence is MSSAAALSTFAMDVARDLALSPRQLQSKYLYDRLGSRLFEAICRLPWYTITRAELGLLSRHADEIAAELPDPLTLTELGPGDGEKIALLAAALVRERSALATHLIDISQTALDQAERRLGRYEGVSVVGHRASYEEGLRRVARARNGDGGLLVLFLGSNLGNFDRDAARDFLRAIRGTLRPGDALLLGADLVKPEKDLVLAYDDPLGVTAAFDKNLLLRINRELDGNFDLEAFAHRAVFDSVESRVEMRLVSLRDQEVEIPAAGTRVRFAEGDYIWTESSYKYTAAVLRRLVEDAGFACRRQWVDSEAAFALALFSAT, encoded by the coding sequence GTGAGCTCCGCGGCGGCGCTCTCGACTTTCGCGATGGACGTCGCGCGCGACCTCGCCCTGTCGCCGCGGCAGCTCCAGTCGAAGTATCTCTACGACCGGCTCGGGAGCCGCCTCTTCGAGGCGATCTGCCGATTGCCGTGGTACACGATCACGCGCGCCGAGCTCGGGCTCCTCTCCCGGCACGCCGACGAGATCGCCGCGGAGCTCCCCGATCCGCTGACGTTGACCGAGCTCGGACCCGGCGACGGCGAGAAGATCGCCCTGCTCGCCGCGGCGCTCGTCCGGGAGCGGAGCGCGCTCGCGACACACTTGATCGACATTTCCCAGACCGCCCTCGACCAGGCGGAGCGCCGCCTCGGGCGGTACGAAGGGGTGTCGGTCGTCGGGCACCGGGCGTCGTACGAGGAAGGGTTGCGGCGGGTCGCCCGCGCGAGAAACGGCGACGGCGGCCTGCTCGTCCTCTTCCTCGGATCGAATCTGGGAAACTTCGATCGCGATGCCGCCCGCGATTTCCTCCGCGCGATCCGCGGCACGCTCCGCCCGGGCGACGCGCTGCTCCTCGGCGCGGACCTCGTCAAGCCCGAGAAGGACCTCGTCCTCGCCTACGACGACCCGCTGGGGGTCACGGCGGCGTTCGACAAGAACCTGCTCCTGCGAATCAACCGGGAGCTCGACGGAAACTTCGACCTCGAGGCCTTCGCTCATCGCGCCGTCTTCGATTCGGTGGAGTCGCGCGTCGAGATGCGCCTCGTTTCGCTCCGCGATCAGGAGGTCGAGATCCCGGCCGCGGGGACGCGCGTGCGATTCGCCGAAGGCGATTACATCTGGACGGAGAGCTCCTACAAATACACGGCTGCGGTCCTCCGGCGACTCGTCGAGGATGCGGGATTCGCCTGCCGGCGCCAATGGGTGGACTCCGAGGCCGCGTTCGCGCTCGCCCTGTTTTCCGCGACCTGA
- a CDS encoding protein kinase, with translation MGPYEVLSPLGAGGMGEVYRARDTRLGREVAVKVLPETLARDAERVRRFESEARAASALADPHVVTVFDVGEQEGIPWIATELVEGVDLRHLLDSGPLPLAKAVDLGVQIAEGLAAAHDRGIVHRDMKPENVLITRSGTAKIADFGLAKQTEPSSDLSRMATAAASATATGIVMGTIAYMSPEQARGAKVDFRADQFAFGLILYEMLTGRRAFARENPADTLSAILRDEPAPIAGVAPGTPPPLAQIVGRCLAKEPAGRYGSTRDLVHDLRSAGDAAVPASAPSVAPPSRHGSRPAVAGAIAAAAVLLAAGGFFLLRRRAPAPAGIDSLAILPFANSSGKPETDFLSDGITESLINKVSQVSGLRVISRTSAFHYKGKEIDPEKVAKELNVRALLTGHVLAVGDSLSVGAELVDAKDGRHLWGEQYNRKMADIFSMQSEIASEIATALRGNLTGQEQGKIEKRPTDNLAAYESFLKGKYFLDRSNPDDLEKARAAFEEAVSRDPNFALAHVGASACYGIEASAEYRNPAESWPKAREHAERAVALDDSLPEGHVALAAILLNRDWDWAAAEKEFKRAMALGPVTIASADPNDLYAMNLAALGRLDEAVSSEMKARKTDPLSPLLASDVAQIYYYARRYDDALREARRALELQPDSVFAKVTLGLSLVLEGKSEAGIASLESAVKLSGEAPSQLAILGWALGRAGRPAEAREIVRRLDSLSRTRYVAPLDLAMVEIGLGDADAAFRVLDRAVEERNAWLIFLNVEPMFDPIRADPRFAKVVARVGLPAAGKTL, from the coding sequence TTGGGTCCCTATGAGGTGCTCTCGCCGCTCGGCGCCGGAGGGATGGGAGAGGTCTACCGGGCCCGGGACACGCGGCTGGGACGGGAGGTGGCCGTCAAGGTCCTCCCCGAAACTCTCGCGCGGGACGCCGAGCGGGTGCGGCGGTTCGAGTCGGAGGCCCGGGCGGCCTCGGCGCTCGCCGACCCGCACGTCGTGACGGTCTTCGACGTGGGAGAGCAGGAGGGGATCCCCTGGATCGCGACCGAGCTCGTCGAAGGGGTCGATCTCCGCCACCTCCTCGACTCCGGTCCCCTCCCGCTCGCGAAAGCGGTCGATCTCGGCGTGCAGATCGCCGAGGGCCTGGCGGCGGCGCACGACCGGGGGATCGTCCACCGGGACATGAAGCCCGAAAACGTCCTGATCACGCGGTCCGGCACCGCGAAGATCGCCGACTTCGGGCTGGCGAAGCAGACGGAGCCGTCGTCCGATCTCTCGCGGATGGCGACGGCGGCGGCGAGCGCGACGGCGACGGGGATCGTCATGGGAACGATCGCCTACATGTCGCCGGAGCAGGCGCGCGGGGCGAAGGTCGACTTCCGCGCCGACCAGTTCGCTTTCGGCCTGATCCTCTACGAGATGCTGACCGGAAGGCGCGCGTTCGCGCGCGAGAATCCCGCGGACACGCTCTCGGCGATCCTCCGCGACGAGCCGGCGCCGATCGCCGGCGTTGCGCCGGGGACGCCGCCGCCGCTCGCGCAGATCGTCGGGCGATGCCTCGCGAAAGAGCCGGCCGGAAGGTACGGGTCGACGCGGGACCTCGTGCACGACCTGCGGTCCGCCGGCGATGCGGCCGTGCCCGCCTCCGCGCCTTCCGTGGCGCCCCCGTCGCGGCACGGGAGTCGGCCGGCGGTCGCGGGCGCGATCGCGGCGGCTGCGGTGCTCCTCGCGGCCGGCGGGTTCTTCCTCCTCCGCCGCCGCGCGCCCGCTCCCGCGGGGATCGATTCCCTGGCGATCCTGCCCTTCGCGAACTCGAGCGGGAAACCGGAAACGGACTTCCTGAGCGACGGGATCACGGAGAGTCTGATCAACAAGGTCTCGCAGGTCTCGGGTCTGCGGGTGATCTCGCGCACCTCGGCGTTCCATTACAAGGGGAAGGAGATCGATCCCGAGAAAGTCGCGAAGGAATTGAACGTCCGGGCGCTCCTGACCGGCCACGTGCTCGCGGTCGGCGATTCCCTGTCCGTCGGCGCCGAGCTCGTCGACGCGAAGGACGGAAGGCACCTCTGGGGAGAGCAGTACAACCGGAAGATGGCGGACATCTTCTCGATGCAGAGCGAGATCGCCTCCGAGATCGCGACGGCGCTCCGGGGAAACCTGACGGGCCAGGAGCAGGGAAAAATCGAAAAGCGGCCGACGGACAACCTCGCGGCCTACGAATCCTTCCTCAAGGGGAAGTATTTCCTGGATCGCAGCAATCCGGACGACCTCGAGAAGGCCAGGGCGGCCTTCGAAGAGGCGGTATCGCGGGATCCGAACTTCGCCCTCGCCCACGTCGGCGCTTCGGCATGCTACGGGATCGAGGCCTCCGCCGAGTACCGGAATCCCGCCGAGAGCTGGCCGAAGGCCCGCGAGCACGCGGAGCGGGCGGTCGCCCTGGACGACTCTCTGCCGGAGGGCCATGTGGCCCTGGCCGCGATCCTGTTGAACCGCGATTGGGATTGGGCGGCGGCGGAGAAAGAATTCAAGCGGGCGATGGCATTGGGGCCGGTCACCATCGCGTCGGCGGACCCGAACGATCTGTACGCGATGAATCTGGCGGCACTGGGACGTCTCGACGAGGCCGTGTCCTCGGAAATGAAGGCGCGGAAGACCGACCCTCTTTCGCCCCTTCTGGCGTCCGACGTGGCCCAGATCTATTACTACGCGAGGCGCTACGACGACGCCCTCCGGGAAGCGCGCCGCGCCCTGGAGCTGCAGCCCGATTCCGTCTTTGCGAAGGTGACGCTCGGCCTGTCTCTCGTCCTGGAGGGAAAATCCGAAGCCGGGATCGCGTCGCTCGAGTCCGCGGTGAAACTTTCGGGAGAAGCGCCGTCCCAGCTCGCGATCCTCGGGTGGGCGTTGGGCCGGGCCGGCCGCCCCGCGGAAGCGAGGGAAATCGTCCGGCGCCTGGATTCGCTCTCGCGGACCCGCTACGTCGCGCCGCTCGACCTCGCGATGGTCGAGATCGGTCTCGGCGACGCCGACGCGGCCTTCCGGGTCCTCGATCGGGCGGTCGAGGAGCGCAACGCCTGGCTCATCTTCCTGAACGTGGAGCCGATGTTCGACCCCATCCGCGCCGATCCGCGCTTCGCGAAGGTCGTCGCCCGCGTCGGGCTGCCGGCGGCGGGGAAGACGCTGTGA
- a CDS encoding multiheme c-type cytochrome, producing the protein MGFRNVFIAVFLGTAILVAAFMVNRARPARETAQPSAALVRASGKCAECHARETPAIVREYEMSRHAARKVNCLECHQAIAGQEKYDHRGFVLARHVTAANCKQCHATEYDQFLRSRHAAPAWAAVTGPKEFTPEQIAFSEQFHPGGVKRPPNALPPLEGPQALASGCQKCHAVGRPNADGSIGACTSCHARHAASVELARLPETCGQCHLGPDHSQIEIYHESKHGVLFNAQRARMNLSADPKRLTTADMPVPTCATCHLSGLEGLKTTHDTSERLSYYLFAEITDKRPNFTAAQVAMKETCRKCHPAASIDRFYQEAETVVAATNATVREAKGIMDRLASEGLLTKVPFDDPIKYLYFNMWHYDGRTAKHGAFMGGADFVQWHGAYELTSKLTEIKARAAEIEARGGKVPARAGTGALP; encoded by the coding sequence ATGGGATTCCGCAACGTCTTCATCGCGGTGTTCCTCGGAACGGCGATCCTCGTCGCCGCCTTCATGGTCAACCGGGCGCGCCCCGCCCGCGAGACCGCCCAGCCGAGCGCCGCGCTCGTGCGCGCCTCGGGCAAATGCGCCGAATGCCACGCGCGGGAGACGCCCGCGATCGTCCGCGAGTACGAGATGAGCCGGCACGCGGCCCGGAAGGTCAACTGCCTCGAGTGCCACCAGGCGATCGCGGGACAGGAGAAATACGATCACCGCGGCTTCGTGCTCGCGCGCCACGTGACGGCGGCCAACTGCAAGCAGTGCCACGCGACCGAATACGACCAGTTCCTGCGGAGCCGGCACGCGGCGCCCGCGTGGGCGGCCGTCACCGGGCCGAAGGAGTTCACCCCCGAGCAGATCGCGTTTTCCGAGCAGTTCCATCCGGGCGGGGTCAAACGGCCGCCCAACGCGCTCCCGCCGCTCGAGGGTCCGCAGGCGCTCGCCAGCGGATGCCAGAAATGCCACGCCGTCGGACGCCCGAACGCGGACGGGTCGATCGGCGCGTGCACGTCGTGCCATGCGCGCCACGCGGCGTCGGTCGAGCTCGCGCGTCTCCCGGAGACGTGCGGCCAGTGCCACCTCGGCCCCGACCACTCGCAGATCGAGATCTACCACGAGTCCAAGCACGGCGTGCTCTTCAACGCCCAGCGCGCGCGGATGAATCTCTCGGCCGACCCGAAGCGCCTCACGACCGCCGACATGCCGGTGCCGACCTGCGCGACATGCCATCTCTCCGGGCTCGAGGGGCTGAAGACGACGCACGACACGAGCGAGAGGCTCTCGTACTATCTCTTCGCCGAGATCACCGACAAGCGGCCGAACTTCACCGCCGCGCAGGTCGCGATGAAGGAGACGTGCCGCAAGTGCCATCCGGCGGCGAGCATCGACCGTTTCTACCAGGAGGCGGAGACGGTGGTCGCGGCGACCAACGCGACCGTGCGCGAGGCGAAGGGGATCATGGACCGCCTCGCGTCCGAGGGTCTCCTCACGAAGGTCCCCTTCGACGACCCGATCAAGTACCTCTACTTCAACATGTGGCACTACGACGGGCGCACCGCCAAGCACGGCGCCTTCATGGGCGGCGCGGACTTCGTCCAGTGGCACGGCGCCTACGAGCTGACGTCGAAGCTGACCGAGATCAAGGCCCGGGCGGCGGAGATCGAGGCGCGCGGCGGAAAGGTCCCCGCCCGTGCGGGTACCGGCGCGCTACCGTAG